The following nucleotide sequence is from Endozoicomonas sp. GU-1.
GATAGTAATTCATGTCCGGCACCATCACCTTGACCATATAGTCTGCCGATTGCCCGGTAATCAACAGGCATTCAATCACTTCGTCATAACTGTTGATGGTTTCTTCAAAGTGTTCAAATCGCTCCGGGGTGTGTCTATCCATGCTGATATGAATCAGGACGGTAAGGCTTAGTCCCAGCTTCTGTGGGTTGAGCAGCGTTACCCTGGCGGTTATTAATCCTGACTCCTCCAGCTGCCTGACCCTGCGCAGGCATGGGGATGGCGTCAGTCCAATCAGATCAGCCAGATCCTGATTGCTGATGTGGGCATTCTGTTGCAGCGCTTGAAGTATCCGGATATCGTAACGATCGACTTTCATGATATTTTCTTTTAATAATTATTAAGTATTTGGAATATTATTGCGCTGTTTTTGGGTTTTATCCATCAATTCGCAATCTTTTGCCACGCCGATTTTTCTATAATTATCCCGTAATAAAGAGTGTCGCCAAAAGTGACCTTCAGCCATCCCGGCCACAAGCCTGAGATGAAAAAGTATTCCCAATCAGGAATGCTGGTCAGAGGAACTCACAAGGTTCAATGACGGAGAGCGTATTAGCAGGCCAGGTGTTATGAGCTCAAGCAAGATTACCAACCGCTGATTATCTGGGGAGATAATCAGCGGTTTTTGCTATTGGTACGAATATTTTTTTACGGGTT
It contains:
- a CDS encoding Lrp/AsnC family transcriptional regulator; this translates as MKVDRYDIRILQALQQNAHISNQDLADLIGLTPSPCLRRVRQLEESGLITARVTLLNPQKLGLSLTVLIHISMDRHTPERFEHFEETINSYDEVIECLLITGQSADYMVKVMVPDMNYYQDFLLNKITKITGVTGVHSSFVLRQPVHKTALPLNHLKP